From Deltaproteobacteria bacterium, the proteins below share one genomic window:
- a CDS encoding ATP-binding domain-containing protein yields MANYTEVLRRFAKAREIFCQRGNRFLGPSHASIDPSHGGVECELQVLTATLEAYCNEKTTSVYYSVRDPRSPVYETADILVANPTIGAVVIEVKGHPVRELGWSGRGLTVRYGNRHRTVFEQVDGSLRFLLRKLEEQSRKLEIPYPPVSFAVVLPRVSQKDLAACPFADQQIPYDHLLFEETLEPEALRSALARAARRGCEGSRRRLPTSSRSIELLDRTLGLLPPNLRDLRKERRSAGVGEEIDRLKDGNCLYPDQRRIALRPLDGHPTLVRGVAGSGKSILLAKGLVDLLESRHAHAEPGAPRPRILVTCFNRALVPLLCRDVHAFASMARLELDASDLTFSHFEGLLTRMGKEWGLEVPSCKKTPDEERLPFVFDQVEELLDGDEALEHELLFDFVFVDEAQDLHPQALRILHRLSRLHPKTQERGIAFFYDDAQNLYGRPRPVWRDLGIHVTGGRTVAMNRSRRTSRPIATFAFNVLLGTASAESDRVGMRGFADVQSLRDSDQFLETENGVVIEFAQRPGAAPLLHVLENVAEEVNEVVTGVRDLLHCEQVRPEEILIQSDYGWQALEPFRAGLEEAGVACRVPKSRRDRDRLVFEEGRLTLSTVHAAKGYDAPVVFLVNAQGFGTDRESRARFYVGATRAQVKLVVTGHGTPSGLLAEMTEVIRRLPLLEPGIT; encoded by the coding sequence ATGGCAAACTACACCGAAGTGCTCCGCAGGTTCGCCAAAGCCAGGGAGATCTTCTGCCAGCGAGGGAATCGCTTCCTGGGGCCATCGCACGCGAGCATCGATCCATCACATGGTGGTGTCGAGTGCGAGTTGCAGGTGTTGACTGCGACCCTCGAGGCGTATTGCAACGAGAAGACCACCTCGGTCTACTACAGCGTGCGCGATCCGCGAAGCCCCGTCTACGAGACAGCCGACATCTTGGTGGCAAACCCGACGATCGGGGCCGTTGTCATCGAGGTGAAGGGGCATCCGGTCCGTGAGCTCGGCTGGAGCGGTCGAGGCCTCACGGTCCGTTACGGGAATCGTCATAGGACGGTGTTCGAACAGGTGGACGGCAGCTTGAGATTCCTGCTCAGGAAGCTGGAGGAGCAGAGTCGGAAGCTCGAGATCCCATATCCCCCGGTCTCGTTTGCCGTGGTCCTTCCTCGCGTATCCCAGAAGGACTTGGCTGCCTGTCCCTTCGCGGACCAGCAGATCCCCTACGACCATCTCCTCTTCGAAGAGACGTTGGAGCCTGAGGCCTTGCGCAGCGCGCTAGCACGAGCGGCTCGACGCGGCTGCGAAGGTTCTCGACGACGGCTTCCCACCTCATCCCGGTCGATCGAGCTCCTCGACCGCACGCTCGGCCTTCTGCCGCCGAATCTCCGCGATCTCAGGAAGGAGCGTCGATCGGCTGGCGTCGGGGAAGAGATCGACCGGCTCAAGGACGGCAACTGTCTCTATCCAGACCAGCGCAGGATCGCCCTGCGTCCCCTCGACGGGCACCCGACGCTCGTGCGCGGCGTGGCGGGCAGTGGCAAGTCGATCCTCCTGGCCAAGGGCCTCGTCGACCTGTTGGAATCCCGCCATGCTCACGCAGAGCCTGGCGCCCCTCGCCCGCGGATCCTCGTGACCTGCTTCAACCGCGCCCTCGTCCCGCTGCTCTGCCGAGACGTCCATGCGTTTGCAAGCATGGCGCGACTCGAGTTGGACGCCTCGGACCTGACCTTCTCCCACTTCGAGGGTCTTCTCACCCGCATGGGGAAGGAGTGGGGTCTCGAGGTGCCCTCCTGCAAGAAGACCCCCGACGAGGAGCGCCTCCCCTTCGTCTTCGACCAAGTCGAAGAACTGCTCGATGGAGACGAGGCGCTCGAGCACGAGCTGCTCTTCGACTTCGTCTTCGTGGACGAGGCGCAGGACCTCCACCCGCAAGCGCTGCGCATCCTCCATCGTCTCAGCCGCCTCCACCCGAAGACGCAGGAGCGGGGCATCGCCTTCTTCTACGACGATGCCCAGAACCTCTATGGGCGCCCCCGGCCGGTCTGGCGTGACCTGGGCATTCACGTGACAGGCGGGCGCACCGTTGCAATGAATAGGAGCCGGCGCACCTCGAGACCGATCGCGACCTTCGCCTTCAACGTCCTGCTCGGTACGGCTTCCGCCGAGTCCGATCGTGTCGGCATGCGAGGATTTGCGGACGTCCAGTCGCTACGCGACAGCGATCAGTTCCTCGAGACCGAGAATGGTGTCGTCATCGAGTTTGCTCAACGACCAGGTGCCGCTCCGCTCCTGCACGTTCTCGAGAACGTGGCCGAAGAGGTGAACGAGGTCGTCACCGGAGTCCGGGACCTCCTGCACTGCGAGCAGGTGCGTCCCGAGGAGATCCTCATCCAGTCCGACTACGGCTGGCAGGCGCTCGAGCCGTTCCGGGCGGGTCTCGAGGAGGCCGGAGTGGCTTGCCGGGTACCGAAGAGCCGCAGGGACAGGGATCGTCTCGTGTTCGAGGAGGGGCGGCTGACACTCTCGACCGTCCATGCCGCCAAGGGCTACGACGCACCGGTCGTCTTCCTCGTCAACGCGCAGGGCTTCGGCACCGACCGCGAGTCGCGTGCTCGCTTCTACGTGGGCGCGACGCGTGCCCAGGTGAAGCTCGTCGTCACCGGC